The Coffea arabica cultivar ET-39 chromosome 3c, Coffea Arabica ET-39 HiFi, whole genome shotgun sequence genome contains a region encoding:
- the LOC113735041 gene encoding uncharacterized protein: protein MFKNTFQSGFLSILYSLGSKPLQIWDKEVVNGQIKRIQDEDIQSNVLEIVGSNIQSTYITCPADPNATLGIKLPFLVMIVKNPKKYFTFEIQVLDDKNVRRRFRASNYQAVTRVKPYICTMPLRMDEGWNQIQLNLTDLTRRAYGTNYVETLRVQVHANCRLRRIYFSDRLYSEEELPPEFKLYLPMQKA from the exons ATGTTTAAGAACACCTTTCAGTCTGGATTTTTGTCCATTTTATACAGCCTGGG GAGCAAGCCTTTGCAGATATGGGATAAAGAAG TTGTCAATGGCCAGATCAAGCGTATTCAAGATGAAGACATACAGTCCAATGTCCTTGAGATTGTAGGATCAAATATTCAATCAACATATATTACATGCCCAGCTGATCCAAATGCAACACTTGGTATAAAGCTTCCATTTCTAGTTATGATTGTTAAAAATCCGAAGAAGTACTTCACTTTTGAGATTCAGGTGCTGGATGATAAAAATGTTCGCCGGCGATTTCGTGCTTCAAACTATCAA GCGGTTACCAGGGTGAAACCATATATCTGCACCATGCCATTGAGAATGGATGAAGGCTGGAATCAGATCCAGTTGAATCTAACTGATTTGACAAGACGAGCATATGGAACCAACTATGTTGAAACTTTGAGAGTTCAGGTTCATGCCAATTGCCGCTTGAGAAGAATTTATTTCTCTGACCGGCTGTATTCCGAGGAAGAACTCCCACCAGAATTCAAGTTGTACCTTCCGATGCAG AAAGCCTGA